A stretch of Brassica napus cultivar Da-Ae chromosome C6, Da-Ae, whole genome shotgun sequence DNA encodes these proteins:
- the LOC106399230 gene encoding calvin cycle protein CP12-2, chloroplastic-like: MATIAATSLNTGTQLAVITSEARPVRLAGPVRLNNPWNIGSRTTNRMVTVRPVKATPEGVISDKVEKSIKDAEETCAGDPVSGECVAAWDEVEELSAAASHARDKKKDSDPLEEYCKDNPETSECRTYD; the protein is encoded by the coding sequence ATGGCAACTATAGCTGCTACTAGTCTTAACACTGGTACCCAACTAGCAGTCATCACCAGCGAGGCTCGACCAGTTCGTCTCGCAGGTCCGGTCCGTTTGAACAATCCTTGGAATATTGGTTCAAGAACAACCAACCGGATGGTGACCGTTAGGCCGGTTAAAGCGACGCCAGAAGGAGTGATATCGGATAAAGTGGAGAAGAGCATCAAGGACGCAGAGGAGACGTGTGCTGGCGATCCAGTGAGCGGAGAGTGTGTAGCTGCGTGGGACGAGGTCGAGGAGCTAAGCGCAGCAGCTAGCCACGCTAGAGACAAGAAGAAAGACTCCGACCCTTTGGAGGAATACTGCAAAGACAATCCTGAGACTAGCGAGTGTCGTACTTACGACTGA
- the LOC106399233 gene encoding probable cytochrome c oxidase subunit 5C-1, whose protein sequence is MAGHKVAHATLKGPSVVKELVIGLALGLAAGGLWKMHHWNEQRKTRAFYDLLERGEISVVHPEE, encoded by the coding sequence ATGGCAGGACACAAGGTTGCGCATGCCACGCTGAAAGGCCCGAGTGTGGTGAAGGAATTAGTTATCGGTTTGGCACTCGGTTTAGCTGCTGGTGGTCTCTGGAAGATGCACCACTGGAACGAGCAGAGGAAAACCAGAGCTTTCTACGACTTGCTCGAGAGAGGCGAGATCAGCGTTGTCCACCCTGAAGAGTAA